The nucleotide sequence GCCGTCGAGCAGGCGCTCCGGCGCTGTGAGGCGGAAGCGGCAGGCAACTACATTTTCGCGGCAGGCTGTGAGATCACCCGCGATACGGCCCACGAAAATGTCCATGCCTTTTTGGCATGTTCTCAAGAGAATTGCGCCTAGCATAAAGGGCGGAAGGCATGAGACAGTTTCTCATGATTCTTGGAAAAGTTCGTCCAAGATGCGGGACACATCTTCTTCTGTGACTTCTTTGGGATTGGCTTGGGTCGAACCCGAGGCGAGGGTCTCTTCAATAAAGGCTTCGGGATCATGCAGTGTTTTTCCAATGAAAGGATTTTCTATGCCCAGCCTTTTGTTGAGCGCTTCCACAGCGGTCAACAAATCGTCTCCTGTATGGTGGGTCAACACGACATATTTTTCTTCGATGCTTTCCCTATTAAAGCGGAGTACATAGGGCAGACAGACAGCGCAGACCTTGCCGTGGGGTATGTGAAAGCGCGCGCCCAGGGGATGCGCTAAGCCATGCACCAAGCCCAGCCGCGCATTAGATAAGGCGATACCGGCGAGAAAACTGCCTTCTAAGAGTTGGGGCAAGACTTCAACATTCCCCAAGCACGCCTTCTCCAAGCTCTCATAGATCATGGTGAAGGCTTTGATCGCAAAGGTGTCAGACAGCCAGGTAGCGCCGCGGCTGCAATAGGATTCGATGGCTTGGGTCAGCGCATCCATGCCGGAAGCCGCCATAATCGGGGGCGGACAGGCTTCCAACAACTGGGGATCCAACACGACGAGGCGGGCTAAAAAGGAAGGATGGCGGATGGACTTTTTCACGCCCGTATCCTCGTTGGTTAACACAGAGACCATGGTTGCCTCTGAGCCTGTTCCCGCTGTGGTCGGCACGGCAATAAATGCTGTGGCCGTGGGCGGGATCGGTGTGCCGTCATGGTAGGAGCGTATGGGTAAGGGGGCATGATGCAGCCCCGCCGCTGCCTTGGCAATATCGAGCACACTGCCTCCGCCAAGGGCGGCGATCCAATGGGGGTTATGCTCACGGACAAGGCTGAGCAGTTCTTCGAGATGGCTGAGGGTGGGTTCATCGCCGGGATAGATCCAAACCCGCAGCTGTGCATGAACCTTTTCGTTTGCGAGTATGCGGTCTAAGTTACCGTTACGTACTTGGGACTGGCCGCACACGAGATAACCTCGTTGGCCGAAGGCTTCGCAGTGCGCCAGCAATTGTTCTGCACTGCCTTTTCCTTGCCGCGTTTGCGGCGGCAGAATCAAACTTTCCGGCAGGATATTCATGATGCTGACTCTCCTAGTAACAGGCAATAACAGCCGCCATGTGCAAGTTTTCTGTCCCGTCATTCAATACGGCGTGGGACGCGCCCTTGCCCGTTAAAATGGCGTCACCCTCTTTTATACGGCTCCGTTCTGCTCCGTCTTCGATGATGCCCGTTCCGGACAGAACGATGTACACTTCATCTTCTTGTTGATGTTGGTGCAGCCCGATACTTGCGGCGGGCGGGATGGTGATGAAGGCGCAAAAGCGAATCTTTGCGCCGAAGTCTTGTTCCTTGAACATATGCCGAATGGTCACACTGCCGGTGCCGCCGCGCATTTGATCGCGAACTTCACACTCCATGTCTTCATGTCGTCGAATCATGATCATTTCCTTTGTAGGCGGTTCATCTGCACCTGTATAGACTAGGTTAAGCCTATCATTTAGAAAGGCGCATAGACAACAGCGAGGATACGTGCTTCCACGCCGTTGGCGGCGCGCACCTCATGGGGAACGATCGAGTCATAATAAATGCTGTCCCCTTCGTTGAGATGATAGGATTCTTTGCCATAATGGATTTCCACGACACCACTCAAAACATAGATGAATTCCTCTCCTTCGTGGGAAGAGAGGACGGGCGCTTTTCCTTGACCGGGGTGTATGTTGATCAGGAATGGTTCCATATGCCGATCCCGCTTGTGGGCGGCAAGTGAATAGAAGTCCAGCATGCTTTTATCGGGCGATTCCGATCCGGAAAAACGCATGACCGACTCCGCTTCGCCGCCCCGTAACACACGGGTTTGTCCGTTCGCCTCGTCATCCAAAAAAGTGCCCAGACGAACGCCCAAAGCACGGGCGATCTTGATGAGCGGCGATAGGGAGGGTAGCAATTGACCGGTCTCAATATGGTTGATTTGTTCCGGGTTCATTTGGCATTTTTCAGCGAGCGCTTCGATGCTGAGTTGTGCGGCTTCGCGCAGCTGCCGAATTTTAGTACCGGCGTGGTTTTCTTGAATCATGTATATACTCCATGGTGTTTTTGTGTGGAATTTAAAGACTTCTGCAACAACCCCCTGAAAGGGATTATAACGTAATTTGATTTAACAATTCATCCGCAGTCTTAAAGACCGATGTTCGGCAGAGGAAAAGGGCGCGCTTTTTTATGGCAGGTATTAGGTCTAACGCCTATTCCAAGCGGATCATAAGCGCATCACCTCTCTTTTGGATTTGAGTTTCCCGTATTGTTATAGTAGGAAATAATAATAGCGTTATTTGCGTTAGTTATGGTGAACCCCCAACAAACAAACACAAGAGAATTATCTTAAATAAATTTAGAATCGCGGTATGTGATGAAGAAAGTTAGACTTATATATTCAAGTACAATGACCGGCTCTTGCGACACCAAAGCCTTGCAAGAGATTCTGTCCGTATCCCGGAAAAATAATGTTGACCGCCAAATCTCGGGCGTCTTATGTTACGACCAGAGTTTTTTCATGCAATGTCTGGAAGGTCCCCGTGAGGCTGTCGATGAAATCTATGCACGAATCAAGGCCGATAAGCGCCATGAAAAAATTACCCTCCATGAATATACCGAGACTGACGAGATCTTATTCGAAAATTGGAC is from Candidatus Hydrogenedentota bacterium and encodes:
- a CDS encoding cupin domain-containing protein, producing the protein MIRRHEDMECEVRDQMRGGTGSVTIRHMFKEQDFGAKIRFCAFITIPPAASIGLHQHQQEDEVYIVLSGTGIIEDGAERSRIKEGDAILTGKGASHAVLNDGTENLHMAAVIACY
- a CDS encoding BLUF domain-containing protein, with amino-acid sequence MTGSCDTKALQEILSVSRKNNVDRQISGVLCYDQSFFMQCLEGPREAVDEIYARIKADKRHEKITLHEYTETDEILFENWTMGFLRPNMLSKQNLAKYSRGGKLNPHALNADDARAFLLDVAEGCRHLSLAKR
- a CDS encoding iron-containing alcohol dehydrogenase encodes the protein MNILPESLILPPQTRQGKGSAEQLLAHCEAFGQRGYLVCGQSQVRNGNLDRILANEKVHAQLRVWIYPGDEPTLSHLEELLSLVREHNPHWIAALGGGSVLDIAKAAAGLHHAPLPIRSYHDGTPIPPTATAFIAVPTTAGTGSEATMVSVLTNEDTGVKKSIRHPSFLARLVVLDPQLLEACPPPIMAASGMDALTQAIESYCSRGATWLSDTFAIKAFTMIYESLEKACLGNVEVLPQLLEGSFLAGIALSNARLGLVHGLAHPLGARFHIPHGKVCAVCLPYVLRFNRESIEEKYVVLTHHTGDDLLTAVEALNKRLGIENPFIGKTLHDPEAFIEETLASGSTQANPKEVTEEDVSRILDELFQES
- a CDS encoding helix-turn-helix domain-containing protein; translation: MIQENHAGTKIRQLREAAQLSIEALAEKCQMNPEQINHIETGQLLPSLSPLIKIARALGVRLGTFLDDEANGQTRVLRGGEAESVMRFSGSESPDKSMLDFYSLAAHKRDRHMEPFLINIHPGQGKAPVLSSHEGEEFIYVLSGVVEIHYGKESYHLNEGDSIYYDSIVPHEVRAANGVEARILAVVYAPF